A window of Microcystis aeruginosa FD4 contains these coding sequences:
- a CDS encoding SDR family NAD(P)-dependent oxidoreductase produces MFNYRGQTALITGASSGIGEVFARELAKRGMNVILVARAEEKLQTMATDLHQVYGVRTEVIVIDLSKGNAAQDVFDAVEQMELTVDLLVNNAGFLNYAPFEQIPLEQDHAQVMVNVVALVDLTHKFIPGMLAKGEGGVINLSSSGAFQPMPYMAVYGATKAFVLSFSEALWAEYRHRGLRVLALCPGPTATRSLVKIFDDGSATSPHRVVAVALKALEAGRNYVIPGLKNYLLAHSVPRLMPRRITVQILERITRPRRRDLNETR; encoded by the coding sequence ATGTTCAATTATCGTGGTCAGACAGCATTAATTACGGGAGCGTCATCTGGGATTGGCGAGGTATTTGCCCGCGAGCTTGCTAAGCGTGGCATGAATGTCATTTTGGTAGCAAGGGCTGAAGAAAAACTACAGACAATGGCAACGGATCTTCATCAAGTTTACGGTGTCCGCACTGAAGTAATTGTTATCGATCTAAGCAAGGGAAATGCTGCGCAGGATGTTTTTGACGCTGTGGAGCAAATGGAGCTTACCGTGGATTTACTTGTCAATAATGCTGGGTTTCTTAACTATGCACCCTTTGAACAAATACCTCTTGAGCAAGATCACGCACAGGTAATGGTTAACGTAGTGGCTTTAGTTGATTTAACCCATAAATTTATTCCAGGAATGCTGGCTAAAGGAGAAGGCGGCGTGATTAACTTATCCTCTAGCGGTGCTTTTCAACCCATGCCTTATATGGCAGTTTATGGAGCTACTAAGGCATTTGTGCTTTCCTTTAGTGAGGCTCTTTGGGCTGAGTACCGCCATCGAGGATTGCGGGTTTTAGCACTTTGCCCAGGACCGACGGCAACCAGATCTTTAGTTAAAATATTTGATGATGGAAGTGCTACCTCTCCTCATCGCGTGGTAGCAGTTGCCCTTAAAGCTCTCGAAGCCGGGCGCAATTATGTTATTCCAGGACTGAAGAATTATTTGCTGGCTCACAGTGTTCCTCGCTTAATGCCACGCAGGATAACGGTGCAAATCTTGGAACGAATAACTCGACCAAGAAGAAGAGACCTCAATGAAACCAGATAA
- a CDS encoding alpha/beta fold hydrolase codes for MKFWLLGGILITLVALLVLLGMVYQQISTVKDLSKYPPPGQLIDVGGYRLHLHCKSQGHPTVVMDYGLGGISPLWHWVQSQVAKFTSVCVYDRAGYGWSEPSPHPRTSLIMVQELHTLLKKGGIAGPYLLVGHSLGGLNMRLFASQYPSEVVGVVLVDAVPANVYSRLGSEFRENMAATRQMFGSLSIISRLGILRLLLQLKGSDVAPEFVQKMPPSVQSVVLAKFLPQSFNTALAESALMEKDAALVSKTSFPSHLPLVVISHGLNMFSGQNVEAAESIWRQLQAETSQLSTSGSLQIAYGSGHNIHIDQPQLVVDAIRKILQQINLKDKTNEKL; via the coding sequence ATGAAATTTTGGCTACTCGGCGGAATACTTATTACTTTGGTGGCGCTACTGGTACTTTTAGGAATGGTTTACCAGCAAATTTCTACAGTCAAAGACCTAAGTAAGTATCCACCACCTGGTCAATTGATAGATGTAGGGGGTTATCGCTTGCATCTCCACTGTAAAAGCCAAGGTCATCCGACTGTGGTGATGGACTATGGACTAGGGGGAATATCTCCCCTCTGGCATTGGGTTCAATCGCAAGTGGCAAAGTTCACCTCTGTCTGTGTTTACGACCGCGCTGGCTACGGCTGGAGTGAACCCAGTCCCCATCCTCGCACCAGCCTGATTATGGTTCAAGAACTACACACTCTACTGAAAAAAGGGGGAATAGCTGGACCTTATTTACTGGTGGGTCATTCCTTGGGGGGGTTGAATATGCGCTTGTTTGCCAGCCAGTATCCCTCAGAAGTAGTAGGAGTGGTTTTAGTGGATGCGGTACCGGCAAATGTCTATAGCCGTCTGGGGAGTGAATTTAGGGAAAATATGGCAGCAACGCGGCAAATGTTTGGCAGTTTATCCATTATTTCTCGCCTGGGAATCTTGCGCCTCCTGCTGCAACTCAAAGGCAGTGATGTCGCTCCCGAATTTGTCCAAAAAATGCCCCCGTCTGTACAATCTGTTGTTTTAGCGAAGTTCCTGCCTCAAAGCTTTAATACTGCCTTAGCCGAAAGCGCATTAATGGAAAAAGATGCTGCATTGGTCAGTAAAACTTCCTTTCCCTCTCACTTACCCTTAGTCGTAATTTCTCACGGACTGAATATGTTTTCCGGGCAAAATGTAGAAGCAGCTGAGTCTATCTGGCGGCAATTACAGGCAGAAACCTCCCAGCTTTCGACTTCGGGAAGCTTACAAATCGCTTACGGCAGTGGTCATAATATCCACATTGATCAACCTCAATTAGTTGTCGATGCAATCAGGAAAATCTTACAACAGATTAATCTCAAGGATAAGACAAATGAAAAACTCTAA
- the devC gene encoding ABC transporter permease DevC produces MKIFPWKLPTAWLQLRYQKTRLLVALSGVIFAVVIVFMQLGIRDALFDSAVRLHEALQGDCFLISPRTTSLIGMESFPQRRLLQTLAFEEVDFVSPIYLDFAQWKNPETRNYWRNIFVIGFDLRNLAFDLPGLAENMELLKLPDQVLFDQDSRSEFGPIVADFEKKGSVITEVSNKGNNRKIEVAGLFKLGTSFGSDGNLIMSHLNFLRIFSNRSYGLINIGLIRLKPGTNINKFIEDIQAYLPHDIKVLSKQQLIQFEKNYWQSSTAIGFIFNLGVILGIIVGIVVVYQILYTNVSEHLSEYATLKAMGYRHSYLLSMVLQQAFLIAVLGYIPGFLIANIQYELTKNATLLPVNMSLDRAVFVFILTLVMAFVSGATAVKKLQDADPADIF; encoded by the coding sequence ATGAAAATATTCCCCTGGAAGTTACCGACAGCTTGGTTGCAATTACGCTACCAAAAAACCAGGTTACTGGTGGCTCTATCGGGGGTTATTTTTGCGGTTGTAATTGTCTTTATGCAATTGGGGATTCGGGATGCTTTGTTTGATAGTGCTGTTCGGCTTCACGAAGCTCTACAAGGGGACTGTTTTTTAATTAGTCCTCGTACTACTTCACTGATTGGCATGGAAAGTTTTCCTCAACGGCGATTACTCCAAACCTTGGCTTTTGAAGAAGTAGATTTTGTCAGTCCGATTTATTTAGATTTTGCTCAGTGGAAAAACCCTGAAACTCGTAATTATTGGCGTAATATATTCGTGATTGGGTTCGATCTCAGAAATTTGGCATTTGATTTACCCGGTCTCGCAGAAAATATGGAGCTATTAAAACTTCCCGATCAAGTTTTATTCGATCAAGATTCTCGCTCTGAATTTGGTCCTATTGTTGCTGATTTTGAAAAAAAGGGCTCGGTTATTACCGAGGTTAGCAATAAGGGTAACAACCGCAAAATAGAAGTCGCTGGCTTATTTAAACTGGGAACTTCTTTTGGTTCAGATGGGAATTTAATCATGAGCCATTTGAATTTTTTAAGAATTTTTAGCAACCGTTCTTATGGATTAATTAATATTGGCTTAATTCGTCTAAAGCCAGGAACTAATATCAATAAATTTATCGAAGATATTCAAGCATATTTACCTCATGATATTAAAGTTTTATCCAAGCAACAGTTGATTCAATTTGAGAAGAATTATTGGCAAAGCAGTACGGCGATTGGTTTCATTTTTAATTTAGGTGTTATCCTGGGAATTATTGTTGGAATTGTCGTTGTCTATCAAATTCTCTATACAAATGTTTCGGAACATCTTTCAGAATACGCCACCCTAAAAGCCATGGGCTATCGTCATAGCTATCTCTTATCAATGGTTTTACAACAGGCTTTTTTAATTGCTGTTCTCGGATATATTCCTGGTTTTTTGATCGCTAATATTCAATATGAGTTGACTAAAAATGCCACCTTATTACCTGTCAATATGTCGCTTGATCGAGCGGTTTTTGTCTTTATTTTAACCTTAGTCATGGCCTTTGTTTCAGGAGCCACTGCTGTTAAAAAATTGCAAGATGCCGATCCAGCCGATATTTTTTAG
- a CDS encoding Rpn family recombination-promoting nuclease/putative transposase gives MKTDTIFDQLFQSFPSIFFELIQLPISEANNYRFDSVEVKQLSFRLDGVFLPQNNHPQTPIYFCEVQFQEDEAFYQRFFTEIFLYLSKTDLTNDWQGVIVYPNPQVETDKVQRYRELLNCERVRRIYLNELENIPQTSIGLATVQLITLSKAKALDSTRKLIQRVREELTPDQKPQELLQLIETILVYKLPLLNRREIETMFSLDELKQTQYFQDVREEARQEGRLNKALEAVPRLLALGLSVEQVASALELEVEQVRAISRPRI, from the coding sequence ATGAAAACTGACACGATTTTTGATCAACTCTTTCAATCTTTCCCCTCTATCTTCTTTGAATTAATTCAACTCCCTATCAGCGAAGCGAATAACTACCGCTTTGACTCAGTGGAAGTCAAACAACTTTCCTTTCGTCTTGATGGAGTCTTTCTGCCGCAAAATAATCACCCCCAGACTCCTATCTACTTTTGTGAGGTACAATTTCAAGAAGATGAGGCTTTTTATCAGCGCTTTTTCACTGAAATATTCTTATATCTCAGTAAAACCGACTTAACCAATGATTGGCAGGGTGTGATTGTCTATCCTAACCCTCAAGTAGAAACTGATAAAGTTCAACGTTATCGGGAACTCCTCAACTGCGAGCGAGTTAGACGCATTTATCTGAATGAATTAGAAAACATTCCTCAAACTTCGATTGGTTTAGCCACAGTCCAATTAATCACCCTATCTAAAGCAAAAGCGCTTGATAGCACCCGAAAATTAATCCAAAGAGTGAGAGAAGAATTAACCCCCGACCAAAAACCCCAAGAACTCTTACAATTAATAGAGACGATTCTCGTTTATAAGTTACCGCTTCTCAATCGTCGGGAGATAGAAACTATGTTTAGTTTAGATGAATTAAAACAAACTCAGTATTTTCAAGATGTGCGCGAGGAAGCACGTCAGGAAGGCAGACTAAACAAAGCACTAGAGGCAGTCCCTCGTTTGTTAGCCTTAGGATTAAGTGTTGAACAAGTCGCATCCGCGTTAGAGTTAGAGGTTGAACAGGTTAGAGCTATAAGCCGTCCGCGCATTTAA
- a CDS encoding DevA family ABC transporter ATP-binding protein, producing MDVIDIQNLNHYFGQGTLKKQVLFQINLKITEGEIVILTGPSGSGKTTLLSLIGGLRSVQEGSLQHFEKELRGASEEQLVQTRRQIGYIFQAHNLLPFLTARQNVQMSIELQENLGGWETEERAALILEEVGLGHRIDYYPDSLSGGQKQRVAIARALAGNPPLVLADEPTAALDSKTGRDVVNLMQRLAKEQSRTIVLVTHDNRILDIADRIVHMEDGRLRGC from the coding sequence ATGGACGTTATTGATATTCAAAACCTCAATCACTATTTCGGTCAAGGAACGCTGAAAAAACAAGTTCTTTTTCAGATCAACTTAAAAATCACAGAGGGAGAGATCGTTATTTTAACTGGCCCCTCTGGTTCCGGAAAAACAACCTTACTATCCTTAATTGGTGGCCTACGCTCTGTTCAAGAAGGAAGCTTACAGCATTTTGAAAAAGAATTACGGGGGGCTAGTGAAGAACAATTAGTCCAAACCCGCCGTCAAATTGGTTATATTTTTCAAGCCCATAATTTGTTACCCTTTCTAACCGCAAGACAGAATGTACAAATGTCGATCGAGCTTCAGGAAAATCTCGGCGGGTGGGAAACGGAAGAACGCGCTGCTTTGATATTAGAAGAAGTCGGTTTAGGACATCGGATCGACTATTATCCAGATAGCTTATCTGGGGGACAAAAACAAAGGGTAGCGATCGCGCGAGCTTTGGCTGGTAATCCGCCATTAGTTTTAGCCGATGAACCAACGGCCGCCCTCGATAGTAAAACGGGACGAGACGTGGTGAATTTGATGCAACGTTTAGCCAAAGAACAGAGCCGTACTATTGTACTCGTCACCCACGATAATCGGATTTTAGATATTGCCGATCGCATTGTTCACATGGAAGATGGACGCTTGCGCGGTTGCTAA
- a CDS encoding calcium-binding protein has translation MATFIGTTGNDLLFGSNGDDILYGNGGNDYLDGGLGNDTLVTGDGNDALLGGGGNDLLFGGGGNDYLSGGDGNDDLLGGDGRDILLGGNGDDALNGGDGDDILNGDAGNDTLSGGAGKDGIIGGSGDDQVTGGDGNDGIWGGDGNDALFGGDGNDGIIGDVGDDVLNGGDGDDALFGGSGNDILFGEVGNDALFGDSGNDVLIGGLGGDTLTGGAGADQFVFSSPQDGIDTITDFSVINDIIIISAAGFTDDLIADALLMPEQFVIGTAAVDSNDRFIYNRANGTLFFDVDGVGGIAQIQIAKLSSGLDLTNNNIFVSNNFAV, from the coding sequence ATGGCTACTTTTATCGGCACCACTGGCAACGATCTTTTATTCGGCAGCAATGGCGATGATATTTTATATGGCAACGGTGGCAATGACTATCTTGATGGTGGACTTGGCAACGATACTTTAGTGACTGGCGATGGCAACGATGCCTTACTTGGGGGTGGCGGTAATGACTTACTGTTCGGCGGAGGTGGCAACGACTATCTAAGTGGCGGCGATGGCAACGACGATCTGCTTGGGGGCGATGGACGTGACATTCTCCTTGGTGGCAATGGTGATGACGCTCTCAATGGCGGTGATGGCGATGACATTCTCAATGGTGATGCTGGCAATGATACTTTAAGTGGAGGTGCTGGCAAAGACGGGATTATTGGCGGTTCTGGCGACGATCAGGTAACAGGGGGTGATGGCAACGACGGCATCTGGGGCGGTGATGGCAACGATGCCCTATTTGGTGGTGATGGCAACGATGGCATCATTGGTGATGTTGGTGACGACGTACTTAATGGCGGTGATGGTGACGATGCTCTCTTTGGTGGTTCTGGTAACGACATTCTTTTTGGCGAGGTGGGCAATGATGCTCTCTTTGGTGATAGTGGCAACGATGTATTAATTGGTGGCTTAGGTGGAGATACTCTTACGGGCGGTGCTGGTGCCGATCAATTTGTTTTCAGTAGTCCCCAAGATGGCATTGACACTATTACAGATTTTTCAGTTATTAATGATATTATAATCATCTCTGCTGCTGGTTTCACCGATGACCTCATAGCAGATGCTTTGCTGATGCCTGAGCAATTTGTCATTGGTACAGCAGCAGTCGATTCTAATGATAGATTTATCTATAACCGAGCTAACGGCACTTTATTCTTTGATGTCGATGGTGTAGGCGGAATCGCTCAAATTCAGATTGCTAAACTATCATCTGGACTTGATTTGACTAACAATAACATTTTTGTTAGTAATAATTTCGCAGTCTAA
- a CDS encoding ABC exporter membrane fusion protein, with the protein MKSQLFVKPTNWLLITCLTIGTMASGAVATYSIWRYQSLKTTSPAVASTTPRKLKAVAALGYVEPAGEAIKISAPAFVEGARIDKLLVKQGDKVEAGQVLAILDSRDRLQAALKQAQDQVRIAQSLLTQVKAGAKQGDIIAQNARFEGTRSELEGQITTQKATIASLTAQLQGEKMAQYATIERIKAEFHNAQKDCQRYYALYQQGAVSEQERDRFCLMAQTGQESLREANANLNRIVTTLTAKIDEAEANLQRTVATLDQKIKENQATLDAVAEVRPVDVEVAQSQLIAAKSAVQKAKADLDLAFVKAPKAGQILKIYTWPGELIGDKGILDLGQTSQMYVTSEVYETDVSRVKLGQRAKITTDGLIGELRGTVAEIGLQIGKKDVLGTDPVADADARVVEVKIRLDPSSSKKVANLTNLQVNVVIDTNKTNL; encoded by the coding sequence ATGAAATCTCAGCTTTTTGTTAAACCAACTAATTGGCTGCTTATTACCTGTCTCACCATCGGGACTATGGCAAGTGGCGCTGTCGCAACTTATTCAATTTGGCGCTATCAATCTTTAAAAACCACATCCCCTGCTGTCGCTTCCACTACTCCGAGAAAGCTGAAAGCCGTCGCGGCTTTAGGCTATGTAGAACCGGCAGGAGAAGCAATCAAGATTTCTGCTCCTGCTTTTGTGGAAGGAGCCCGCATTGATAAACTGTTGGTAAAACAGGGAGACAAGGTTGAAGCTGGACAAGTTTTGGCCATCCTCGACAGTCGGGATAGACTCCAAGCAGCACTGAAACAAGCACAAGACCAAGTTCGCATTGCTCAATCTCTTTTAACTCAGGTGAAAGCTGGCGCAAAACAGGGGGATATTATTGCCCAAAATGCGAGATTTGAAGGGACTCGCTCGGAATTGGAAGGACAGATTACTACCCAAAAAGCTACTATTGCCAGTTTAACGGCTCAATTACAAGGGGAAAAAATGGCTCAATACGCCACTATTGAGCGGATTAAAGCTGAGTTTCACAATGCACAAAAAGATTGTCAGCGTTATTATGCTTTATACCAACAAGGAGCGGTTTCGGAACAAGAACGCGATCGCTTCTGTCTGATGGCTCAAACTGGCCAAGAAAGTCTGCGAGAAGCCAATGCTAATTTAAATCGAATTGTCACCACTCTAACCGCAAAAATTGATGAAGCTGAAGCTAATCTTCAGCGCACAGTGGCAACTCTAGATCAGAAAATCAAGGAAAATCAAGCGACACTAGATGCAGTTGCTGAAGTCCGTCCCGTAGATGTTGAAGTTGCTCAATCGCAATTAATCGCAGCTAAAAGTGCTGTCCAAAAGGCAAAAGCTGATTTAGATTTAGCCTTTGTCAAAGCTCCCAAAGCGGGGCAAATTCTCAAAATTTATACTTGGCCCGGTGAATTAATTGGTGATAAAGGCATCCTCGATCTTGGTCAAACCAGTCAAATGTATGTCACTAGCGAAGTTTACGAAACAGATGTTAGTCGAGTTAAACTAGGACAACGGGCAAAAATTACCACCGATGGATTAATTGGGGAACTAAGGGGAACTGTCGCTGAAATTGGCTTACAAATTGGCAAAAAAGATGTCTTGGGAACCGATCCAGTTGCTGATGCAGATGCGCGAGTGGTGGAAGTCAAAATTCGTCTCGATCCCTCTTCTAGCAAGAAAGTGGCTAACTTGACCAATTTACAAGTTAATGTCGTAATCGATACGAACAAAACTAATCTTTAA
- a CDS encoding NAD(P)/FAD-dependent oxidoreductase, producing the protein MNSTITQSREYDVVIMGAGFAGLCQARHLMLNIPNIRVALIDPRPVERTDKDLKIGESLIEVAALFLCKELGLHDYLIENHPPKSGLNFHWPKDTSKTASLDDYYHVWANRQTPVGSFHLQRAKFEQDLLAMNCQMGADFYNGRVKDVDLTQGDDLKTVYAKVGEENITLQAKHVIDAAGRNFIIGRKTDNVLSGPENLLGVNNGSAWLRVKNIDRTIFHSGYHPEGASTSHYYATNHYFGQGHWLWMIPIDKKSMELSIGIIHHHDVIPAKSINNLEKFSSFLDANHTILSRLIDSGEVVDFHYWPKIAHKSKVLFSPDNWYIIGDAAHIFDAFYSYGTTMIAFEVESVTEIIRAKLAEEAAAEQKRSAYNDFNLAYARTVNCLYRDHAYQLGHASVMSWRIYFEYMWWFGVHIPTYIGKWHLDLNFIPRYVKIANGNVDGIFADLCKEFHQLVEEGANIGLMDAYRADQLWGNYGTLKHFDDFLENTKFEPRRCNVFASMKAVYFYIAIWYALFQWKAFGLAGWLTPRHWYYFGRMLSLSVQATIAEVIYKWKTRGIPDNTQMEKMREEFKSYHYQPQDKYSFPVEEVANKAVKIESFAS; encoded by the coding sequence ATGAATTCTACCATTACTCAATCCCGAGAATACGATGTTGTCATTATGGGAGCAGGCTTTGCTGGACTGTGCCAAGCACGACATCTCATGCTCAACATCCCTAATATTCGGGTGGCGCTAATCGATCCCCGTCCCGTTGAACGCACAGACAAAGATTTAAAAATCGGTGAGTCTTTAATCGAAGTTGCGGCTTTATTTCTCTGTAAAGAATTAGGACTACATGATTATTTAATTGAAAACCACCCCCCCAAATCTGGTCTCAATTTCCACTGGCCTAAAGATACCTCAAAAACAGCCAGCCTTGACGATTACTATCATGTCTGGGCAAACCGTCAAACTCCGGTTGGTTCTTTTCACCTACAACGGGCTAAATTTGAGCAAGATTTACTGGCGATGAATTGTCAGATGGGAGCCGATTTTTACAATGGACGGGTCAAAGATGTAGATCTCACTCAAGGGGATGATCTGAAAACAGTTTACGCTAAAGTTGGCGAGGAAAATATTACCCTTCAAGCCAAGCACGTTATCGATGCCGCAGGACGGAATTTTATTATTGGACGCAAAACTGATAATGTGCTTTCCGGTCCAGAAAATCTCTTGGGAGTCAATAATGGTTCGGCGTGGCTGCGGGTCAAAAATATAGACCGCACAATTTTCCACAGTGGCTACCATCCCGAAGGCGCATCTACCAGCCATTACTATGCCACCAATCATTATTTTGGCCAAGGCCATTGGTTGTGGATGATTCCCATTGATAAGAAGTCTATGGAGTTATCTATTGGCATCATTCACCATCACGATGTTATCCCCGCTAAAAGCATCAACAACCTTGAGAAGTTTTCCAGTTTTCTCGATGCGAATCATACTATTCTCTCTCGATTGATTGACAGTGGGGAAGTAGTTGATTTTCATTACTGGCCGAAAATTGCCCACAAAAGTAAAGTTCTCTTCTCTCCTGACAACTGGTACATTATTGGCGATGCCGCCCATATTTTCGATGCTTTCTACTCCTATGGAACGACCATGATCGCTTTTGAGGTAGAAAGTGTTACAGAAATTATCCGTGCTAAATTGGCTGAGGAAGCAGCAGCAGAACAAAAACGATCCGCTTACAATGATTTCAACCTAGCTTATGCTCGTACTGTCAACTGTCTCTACCGAGATCATGCCTATCAACTCGGTCATGCTAGTGTTATGAGTTGGCGGATTTATTTCGAGTATATGTGGTGGTTTGGTGTGCATATTCCCACCTATATTGGTAAATGGCATCTGGACTTGAATTTTATCCCCCGCTACGTCAAGATTGCTAATGGAAATGTAGATGGCATTTTCGCTGACTTATGTAAAGAGTTTCATCAATTAGTTGAAGAAGGAGCTAATATCGGCTTAATGGATGCCTATCGTGCTGACCAATTATGGGGCAATTATGGGACATTAAAGCACTTTGATGACTTCTTAGAAAATACTAAATTCGAGCCTCGGCGGTGTAATGTTTTTGCCAGCATGAAAGCTGTTTATTTCTACATCGCTATTTGGTACGCTCTCTTTCAATGGAAAGCTTTTGGACTAGCTGGCTGGTTAACCCCACGACACTGGTACTACTTTGGTCGGATGTTGAGCCTATCGGTTCAAGCGACTATTGCCGAAGTTATCTATAAGTGGAAAACGAGAGGAATACCTGACAACACCCAAATGGAAAAGATGCGTGAAGAATTTAAGAGCTATCATTATCAACCGCAGGATAAATACTCTTTTCCTGTTGAAGAAGTGGCAAATAAAGCAGTAAAAATTGAGTCGTTTGCTTCTTAG
- a CDS encoding Rqc2 family fibronectin-binding protein — MQSVDFTTLSATCAEIAAVWLPARLEQVYQIDRQTIALYLRTFDRKGWLIISWHPQGARLHIGDPPPKVPDTFTFSDQLRHQLNGFALTKLAFVAPWERVIDLQFAQRPDDPALWHLYIEIMGKYSNVILTAADNQIVTVAHQVNATQSSVRTVQTGQIYQLPPVLLATNPSLEESLSSWQARVSLIPKTIEKQLVSTYRGVSPVIARSLLQKAKIHPKLNTDQLDNTDWEKLFSAWQEWLKILENKTFQPGWTREGYTVIGGEILAAAKNVQELLNRYYSDQINQESFRQLQQKLNQKVVSLLTKLQSKAAGFQTRLAESAHADRYKEQGDLLMANLQQIQQGMTSISLADFQTGKPVIIPLDPERNPVQNAQYLYKQHQKLKRARLAVEPLLEEVVSEINYLEQVRSSLSQLENYSSSEDLEALDEIQEELIQQKYLESNYQRNRANNKESEPMRFTTPSGVELWIGRNNRQNDRLTFRSASDYDIWFHSQEIAGSHVLLRLTPGTVPEAADLQFAADYAAYYSRARHSERVPVVYTRPKYVYKPKGAKPGMVVYKQETVIWGCPQRVEDYRKK, encoded by the coding sequence ATGCAATCCGTAGACTTTACCACCCTCAGCGCCACTTGTGCCGAAATTGCTGCCGTTTGGCTGCCGGCGAGACTAGAACAAGTGTATCAAATTGATCGCCAAACGATCGCCCTCTATTTACGAACCTTCGATCGCAAAGGATGGTTAATTATTTCTTGGCATCCCCAAGGAGCGCGGCTGCATATTGGTGATCCACCGCCAAAAGTCCCCGATACCTTCACTTTTAGCGATCAATTGCGTCATCAACTCAATGGTTTTGCGCTGACAAAATTAGCATTTGTTGCCCCGTGGGAAAGAGTCATCGATCTGCAATTTGCCCAACGTCCCGATGATCCGGCCCTGTGGCATTTGTATATAGAAATTATGGGCAAATATAGCAATGTGATTTTAACTGCGGCTGACAATCAAATTGTCACCGTTGCCCATCAAGTCAATGCCACCCAGTCTAGTGTTCGCACCGTACAAACGGGACAAATCTATCAACTACCCCCCGTTTTATTGGCAACAAATCCCAGTTTAGAAGAATCCTTGAGCAGTTGGCAAGCCAGAGTTAGTTTAATCCCTAAAACTATCGAAAAACAGCTAGTTAGTACCTATCGTGGGGTTAGTCCGGTCATCGCTCGATCGCTGTTACAAAAAGCCAAAATTCACCCGAAATTAAACACGGATCAGTTAGATAATACTGATTGGGAAAAGCTCTTTTCAGCTTGGCAAGAATGGTTAAAAATCCTTGAAAATAAAACCTTTCAACCCGGATGGACAAGAGAAGGTTATACAGTTATCGGTGGGGAGATACTGGCAGCAGCTAAAAATGTCCAAGAATTATTAAACCGTTATTATAGCGACCAAATTAATCAAGAAAGCTTTCGACAACTACAGCAAAAATTAAACCAAAAAGTCGTATCTTTACTGACTAAACTGCAAAGTAAAGCCGCAGGATTTCAAACAAGACTAGCAGAATCTGCTCATGCTGATCGCTATAAAGAGCAAGGGGATTTATTAATGGCCAATCTGCAACAAATACAGCAGGGAATGACTAGCATTAGTTTGGCGGATTTCCAGACAGGAAAACCTGTAATTATTCCTCTCGATCCCGAAAGAAATCCCGTACAGAATGCCCAATATTTGTATAAACAACATCAGAAATTAAAAAGGGCGCGGTTAGCGGTGGAACCTTTATTAGAGGAAGTGGTCAGTGAAATTAATTATCTCGAACAGGTGCGATCGAGTTTAAGTCAACTAGAAAATTATAGCAGCAGCGAAGATTTAGAGGCATTAGACGAGATACAAGAAGAATTAATTCAACAGAAGTATCTAGAAAGCAATTACCAGCGCAATCGGGCGAATAACAAAGAATCCGAACCTATGCGCTTTACTACTCCCTCTGGAGTAGAATTATGGATTGGCAGAAATAACCGTCAAAATGATCGGCTAACTTTTCGTAGCGCCAGCGATTACGATATCTGGTTTCATAGTCAAGAAATCGCTGGTAGTCACGTTTTACTCCGTTTAACCCCCGGTACAGTTCCAGAAGCCGCCGATCTGCAATTTGCCGCCGATTACGCCGCTTATTATAGCCGCGCTCGCCATAGTGAACGGGTTCCCGTCGTCTATACCCGTCCCAAATACGTCTATAAACCCAAGGGCGCAAAGCCCGGTATGGTGGTTTACAAACAGGAAACGGTAATCTGGGGCTGTCCTCAGAGGGTTGAGGATTACCGCAAAAAATAA